A DNA window from Trypanosoma brucei brucei TREU927 chromosome 11 chr11_scaffold01 genomic scaffold, whole genome shotgun sequence contains the following coding sequences:
- a CDS encoding serine/threonine protein phosphatase catalytic subunit, putative (similar to Serine/threonine protein phosphatase PP1-gamma catalytic subunit(EC 3.1.3.16) (PP-1G). (Swiss- Prot:P37139) (Mus musculus;Rattus norvegicus;)), which produces MSVDVDAIIDKLLEVRLSKPGKQVSLSENDVKNLVMRSREILLSQPALLELEAPIKICGDIHGQYYDLIRLFDNGGFPPSANYLFLGDYVDRGKQGLETICLVLAFKVKFPENFFILRGNHECASINRIYGFFDECKRRYNIRLWKVFTDTFNCLPVACIIDDKIFCCHGGLSPDLQSMEQIKKIERPCDVADTGLICDLLWSDPEEGLSGWGENDRGVSYTFGQDIVAKFLSRHDFDLIVRAHQVVEDGYQFFATRQLITIFSAPNYCNEFDNSGAVMSVDADLLCSFQILKPSVKKPKYFQ; this is translated from the coding sequence ATGTCTGTAGATGTCGATGCCATTATCGACAAGCTTCTCGAAGTTCGTCTGTCAAAGCCAGGAAAGCAGGTGAGCCTGTCTGAAAACGATGTTAAAAACCTTGTCATGCGAAGTCGTGAGATCCTTCTTTCACAACCAGCATTGCTCGAACTTGAAGCCCCTATTAAAATATGTGGGGACATCCACGGGCAGTACTACGATTTGATTCGTCTATTTGACAACGGTGGTTTTCCACCTTCCGCCAACTATCTTTTCCTCGGGGATTACGTAGACCGTGGCAAGCAGGGACTGGAGACGATTTGTCTTGTCCTCGCGTTTAAGGTGAAGTTCCCCGAGaacttttttatattacgTGGTAATCACGAATGCGCCAGCATCAACCGCATCTACGGTTTTTTTGACGAATGCAAGAGGCGCTACAACATTCGGCTGTGGAAGGTGTTCACCGACACTTTCAACTGCCTTCCCGTTGCGTGCATTATTGACGATAAGATTTTCTGCTGTCACGGCGGGCTTTCCCCTGACCTGCAGTCAATGgagcaaattaaaaagatTGAACGCCCATGCGACGTTGCTGACACGGGACTCATATGCGATTTACTCTGGTCGGATCCGGAGGAGGGTCTCTCAGGCTGGGGCGAGAACGATCGTGGTGTGTCCTACACGTTTGGCCAAGATATCGTAGCGAAGTTTCTTAGCAGGCACGACTTTGATTTGATCGTGCGTGCGCATCAGGTAGTGGAAGATGGCTATCAGTTTTTCGCTACGCGGCAGCTGATAACAATATTCTCGGCGCCCAACTATTGCAACGAGTTTGACAACAGCGGTGCAGTAATGTCTGTAGATGCGGACCTTCTGTGCTCCTTCCAAATCCTTAAGCCATCCGTAAAGAAGCCCAAGTACTTTCAGTAG
- a CDS encoding protein transport protein Sec13 (Curated by Mark Field.), protein MSNVAFDSGHSANITDAAVDTSGKLVASSGEDGTIRIFAVQSAPHDEGSENVDSDWKLLTVLAGHTGSVVCVAWAPPQHYISALLSCGEDGQVILWSDVGNDSREWTKVYTAALPSPIWCAAWAPPAYGKMFAVGCKNGAVVIFTGELQRWERSEFSAHRSGCFCLSWGPSMPPGALFTLPLEEDPQALRSQDQQPGLPIAPPRITTCGGERVVTVWTRTADGWQPLELPVGVEASWREVAWAPGLGTPYTYIAAGSEEGFVAVWSHDGTPVGEWVRVLLCQQEDSITKLSWSPVGTFLLVSCANGTASMWQESAGGQEWERSCKLP, encoded by the coding sequence ATGTCTAATGTTGCTTTTGACTCGGGGCACTCTGCCAACATTACTGATGCTGCGGTAGATACGTCGGGAAAGTTGGTGGCATCCTCTGGAGAGGATGGAACCATTCGCATTTTTGCCGTTCAGTCCGCCCCCCATGACGAAGGGAGCGAGAACGTTGACAGTGACTGGAAACTACTCACTGTTCTCGCTGGTCATACGGGAAGTGTGGTGTGCGTGGCATGGGCGCCTCCGCAGCACTACATCTCAGCCCTTCTTTCTTGTGGGGAGGATGGCCAGGTGATTTTGTGGAGTGATGTTGGGAACGACTCGCGGGAATGGACAAAAGTATACACGGCCGCACTCCCATCGCCCATATGGTGCGCTGCTTGGGCCCCGCCAGCTTACGGTAAGATGTTCGCTGTTGGATGCAAAAATGGAGCTGTTGTTATCTTTACTGGTGAACTGCAACGGTGGGAACGCAGTGAGTTTAGTGCCCATCGCAGTGGTTGTTTTTGCCTTTCGTGGGGCCCGTCCATGCCACCAGGGGCGTTGTTTACATTGCCTCTGGAGGAAGACCCGCAAGCACTGCGATCACAAGATCAACAACCGGGCCTGCCGATCGCTCCACCGCGTATTACAACGTGCGGAGGGGAGCGCGTCGTGACGGTGTGGACTCGAACTGCGGATGGCTGGCAGCCATTGGAGTTGCCCGTAGGGGTTGAGGCATCATGGAGAGAAGTAGCGTGGGCACCCGGGCTTGGGACTCCTTATACGTACATCGCTGCTGGTTCTGAAGAGGGTTTCGTGGCGGTGTGGTCGCATGACGGCACACCTGTGGGAGAGTGGGTCCGCGTGTTATTATGTCAGCAAGAGGATAGTATAACGAAACTTTCTTGGTCGCCTGTGGGCACCTTTTTGCTAGTGTCTTGTGCGAACGGAACCGCAAGCATGTGGCAGGAGTCAGCAGGGGGACAGGAGTGGGAACGTTCGTGTAAGCTACCTTAA
- a CDS encoding ER lumen retaining receptor protein, putative, producing the protein MMYIRTFGDMLHLLAIFILLGKMLRGRSAAGLSLKTQFLFALVFTTRYLDLFLSFISVYNTMMKIFFLATSWHICYLMRCKSPWKTTYDHENDTFRIRYLIIPSFVLALLFNGHQHGMWVMDVLWAFSQYLESVAILPQIFLLEYTERYEALTSHYLAAMGAYRLFYLIHWIARYFVHGSVNAVSVCAGVLQTVLYVDFFYHYISQVVWRAKQRYDLAR; encoded by the coding sequence ATGATGTACATTCGTACCTTCGGTGACATGCTTCACCTCCTGGCTATTTTTATTCTACTAGGAAAGATGCTGCGGGGGCGTTCTGCTGCGGGTCTTTCTCTTAAAacgcaatttctttttgctcttgTCTTCACGACGCGGTACCTTGACCTGTTTTTGTCCTTTATTTCTGTGTACAACACCATGATGAAGATATTTTTTCTCGCAACCTCGTGGCATATTTGTTACCTAATGCGTTGTAAAAGCCCGTGGAAGACAACCTATGACCACGAGAACGACACCTTCCGCATCCGTTACCTGATCATTCCCTCGTTTGTTCTCGCCCTTCTTTTCAACGGTCACCAGCATGGCATGTGGGTGATGGACGTGTTATGGGCATTTTCGCAGTACCTGGAGTCTGTGGCTATTCTACCACAAATCTTCTTACTGGAATATACAGAACGCTACGAAGCACTCACATCGCATTACCTCGCCGCCATGGGTGCCTACCGCCTCTTTTACCTTATACATTGGATTGCTCGCTATTTCGTGCACGGAAGCGTTAATGCTGTCTCTGTGTGCGCTGGCGTGCTTCAGACAGTGTTGTACGTTGACTTCTTTTACCACTACATCAGCCAGGTTGTGTGGCGCGCTAAGCAGCGATATGATTTGGCGCGATGA
- a CDS encoding protein kinase, putative (similar to GB:AAH26158.1: serine/threonine kinase 36 (fused homolog, Drosophila) {Homo sapiens}; similar to GB:AAF97028.1: FUSED serine/threonine kinase {Homo sapiens}; similar to Serine/threonine-protein kinase Sgk1 (EC 2.7.1.37) (Serum/gluco) yields the protein MNNYHIYDEIGKGRHSRVYKGRQRKSIEYYAISSIEKSQRQHVLTNVKFLRSSNHPRIIKFHNWYETNNHLWVITELCTGGDMRQVLHPESRLSEAAVRLYGGDIAEGLMYIHSRGVVYRDLKPSNVLMDSTMAMRFYDFGLSCNFPVNCGGGTIGTAMYMAPELFMKEGVPSIASDLWSFGCVLLEMRTGKPPFDADNLEELITQILTEPYHPHEELSDELNELLGKLLVKNPLERATWEDVVLSPFWQGRLHMPAAPHPPQPAFESLKQKRLASDGGKGDFVMTLEEAKKAVEWTVEVAKRNFILTQPDSDGSALICLGVYDRIDTRDLTGEGEGVRDPTSGSLIGDGNSCASPSSCVARVGCDSNAGRQGDGAAQREGDHNREMVSDIGTAVGGNAAKNSNVKQLVGGGKFSTALIDSLLSHVSDAHVRPLVMNNHIERFVEQKYDAKALGFEPLTKSQLKAYDEEQKARFVTKVYQRLSSSSLSCEDKLNVLCYFESICSESSTANFVVSSSIMTLCLNMAGHRKASSSFRATAASIMGILVRHATFIHPDLAKVNILASIVKMYAEEESSRVRRKLVACYGEFLIYIAVQQERERAVWGVDVPATFNLYRSLLNDPDDVQKHYAIKTIENLASVGNRQIALDAFVNAETISLLLSIHALPPTPTCGEYMRAAAACTALKLAMLREELIPAVLESPYLKLEAYGGVLAAPSPKLAQALLTFVNMTLVKGMVGLRHANITKLGKPDATSPFASSRLTGDKAKGVLTALSGVAEAVVRGLRNGSEHATTAMKGKTLVLFILLGCMDEQLLVRFFTSSRCVAYADGIAKDKDSYVQRCTQGFAVYLSYFFGSQLEGLTHGAPSFMMNNVPSALCNLLGTRHLSSMLQLNDKVFSSIGKCLVMVSSSSRYAAAGTNLHELVELLAQNRELVLRHRLVISSDIFPPYLSMLAESESERRFLSLRILRALIVPFGSESSRQNEEAQKEGAMLDRVMQVVAGMLGDLLKEVEPIPVHGIGLLATCGERRPKTLANLATVELIGELVRYMMRSRQSGVSSPLQLVMLALQTERGGVLMDYLAEQNFPVEVLLNILVMAVEKEVDNLLEPCCELFEHFLKQAVANPNAAALRQSVMSVAPRALETLWLPLCTSPVGTTAKSAAACVLYFTQLSPEVGQELLSDGNVQYIREVLDKCRSPGAVVCVIRTLRLILERGTKHDAQKLMPWLLGSLEAAEQDQKCGGIVALEIRGIKELLRP from the coding sequence ATGAACAATTATCATATTTACGACGAAATTGGAAAGGGCCGCCACAGTCGTGTCTATAAGGGGCGACAGAGAAAGTCGATAGAGTACTATGCGATATCGTCCATAGAGAAATCGCAGCGGCAGCATGTGCTCACAAACGTAAAATTCCTTCGGTCCTCAAATCACCCCCGTATCATCAAGTTTCACAACTGGTACGAAACAAACAATCACCTGTGGGTTATTACCGAACTTTGCACAGGGGGAGACATGCGGCAGGTGTTACATCCAGAAAGTCGCCTGTCAGAGGCAGCTGTCCGCTTGTATGGTGGGGACATTGCGGAGGGTCTCATGTACATCCACTCACGTGGAGTTGTGTACCGTGATTTAAAGCCGTCTAATGTCCTTATGGACTCCACCATGGCAATGCGGTTCTATGATTTCGGACTTTCGTGTAACTTTCCCGTAAACTGTGGAGGTGGCACGATAGGGACTGCGATGTACATGGCCCCGGAACTCTTCATGAAGGAGGGCGTGCCGTCCATTGCATCCGACTTGTGGTCTTTTGGATGCGTGCTGCTGGAGATGAGAACTGGAAAACCCCCGTTTGATGCCGATAACTTGGAAGAACTAATTACACAAATTCTCACGGAACCATATCATCCCCACGAGGAGCTTTCTGATGAGCTGAATGAGCTACTCGGGAAGTTGCTAGTGAAGAACCCTCTAGAACGGGCAACGTGGGAAGATGTTGTATTGAGCCCTTTTTGGCAGGGTCGACTGCATATGCCTGCCGCCCCTCACCCACCCCAACCTGCTTTTGAGAGTTTAAAACAGAAACGGCTCGCTTCTGATGGGGGAAAGGGTGACTTTGTGATGACACTAGAGGAAGCCAAGAAGGCGGTAGAATGGACTGTAGAGGTTGCGAAGCGCAACTTTATTCTCACGCAACCCGACTCTGATGGATCCGCGCTGATATGTCTGGGTGTGTACGATCGCATTGACACAAGAGACCTCACTGGAGAAGGTGAGGGTGTTCGCGACCCTACGTCAGGTTCACTGATAGGGGATGGAAATTCGTGTGCCTCCCCCTCGTCTTGTGTAGCCCGGGTGGGCTGTGACAGCAACGCGGGGCGGCAAGGTGACGGCGCAGCACAACGGGAAGGCGATCACAACAGGGAGATGGTGAGCGATATTGGTACAGCCGTTGGTGGTAACGCCGCAAAAAATAGCAACGTGAAACAGTTGGTAGGCGGAGGTAAATTCAGTACTGCTCTTATCGATAGCCTGTTGAGCCATGTATCAGACGCGCACGTTAGGCCGCTGGTTATGAATAATCACATCGAGCGGTTTGTTGAACAAAAGTATGATGCCAAAGCTCTAGGCTTCGAGCCGCTGACGAAGAGTCAGTTGAAAGCTTACGATGAAGAACAAAAGGCTCGCTTTGTGACGAAAGTGTACCAGAGACTATCGTCATCCTCTTTGTCTTGCGAAGACAAGCTGAATGTACTCTGTTACTTTGAATCTATATGCTCGGAAAGTTCTACCGCCAATTTTGTTGTGAGCAGCTCGATCATGACGTTGTGTCTCAATATGGCCGGCCATCGCAAAGCTTCTTCTAGCTTCCGTGCCACGGCAGCGTCCATCATGGGCATTCTTGTCCGGCATGCCACATTTATACACCCGGATCTCGCCAAGGTTAATATCCTTGCTTCAATAGTGAAAATGTACGCTGAGGAGGAGAGTTCTCGAGTACGGCGTAAGTTGGTTGCATGCTACGGCGAGTTTCTCATCTATATAGCAGTGCAGCAAGAGCGGGAGCGTGCCGTGTGGGGCGTTGACGTTCCCGCCACCTTCAATCTATACAGGAGCCTTTTGAACGACCCGGACGATGTGCAGAAGCACTACGCCATCAAAACCATCGAAAATCTGGCATCGGTGGGTAACCGCCAAATCGCACTTGACGCCTTCGTGAATGCGGAAACGATTTCCCTGTTGCTCTCTATACACGCGTTACCTCCAACGCCAACTTGTGGTGAATATATGCGAGCTGCCGCAGCGTGCACGGCTCTGAAACTTGCGATGCTCCGGGAGGAACTCATACCTGCTGTGCTGGAGTCCCCATACCTAAAGCTTGAAGCGTATGGTGGTGTACTTGCTGCACCTAGTCCAAAATTGGCACAAGCGTTGTTGACGTTTGTAAACATGACGTTAGTTAAGGGGATGGTGGGGTTACGGCACGCAAACATTACAAAGCTTGGGAAACCAGATGCAACAAGCCCTTTCGCCTCTTCGCGGCTTACGGGAGACAAGGCGAAGGGGGTGCTGACCGCACTTAGTGGGGTCGCTGAGGCAGTTGTGCGCGGGCTTCGTAACGGCAGTGAACACGCTACAACAGCGATGAAGGGAAAaacgttggtgttgtttattCTCTTAGGATGCATGGACGAGCAGCTACTGGTAAGGTTCTTCACTTCATCCCGGTGTGTTGCGTACGCCGATGGTATAGCGAAGGACAAGGACAGCTACGTGCAACGTTGCACACAGGGCTTTGCTGTGTACCTGAGTTATTTCTTCGGTTCACAGTTGGAAGGATTGACTCACGGGGCACCGTCCTTCATGATGAACAACGTCCCCAGTGCTCTGTGTAACCTATTAGGTACTAGGCACTTGTCCTCTATGTTGCAGCTAAATGATAAAGTCTTTTCCAGTATTGGGAAGTGTCTTGTGATGGTGTCCTCGTCGTCACGCtatgctgctgctggaacGAATCTCCATGAATTGGTAGAGCTACTAGCGCAGAATCGCGAGTTAGTGTTGCGCCACCGTCTTGTTATTTCGAGTGATATTTTTCCACCATATTTGAGCATGCTGGCCGAATCTGAGAGTGAGCGCCGTTTCCTATCGTTGCGAATCCTTAGAGCGTTGATTGTCCCTTTTGGCTCAGAGTCATCTCGTCAGAATGAGGAAGCACAGAAAGAGGGTGCGATGTTGGACCGTGTGATGCAGGTGGTAGCTGGTATGCTGGGTGATTTGCTGAAGGAGGTTGAGCCCATCCCTGTTCATGGTATCGGATTGTTGGCAACGTGCGGCGAGAGGCGACCCAAGACGCTTGCCAACCTTGCGACTGTGGAGCTCATAGGCGAACTGGTTCGGTACATGATGCGATCGAGGCAGAGCGGTGTTTCCAGTCCACTACAACTGGTCATGCTAGCACTACAGACGGAGCGCGGTGGCGTTCTGATGGATTACCTTGCAGAGCAGAACTTTCCTGTGGAGGTGCTGCTGAACATTTTGGTGATGGCTGTGGAGAAGGAGGTGGATAATCTGCTGGAACCGTGCTGTGAACTCTTTGAACATTTCCTAAAGCAGGCGGTAGCTAATCCCAACGCTGCTGCATTACGCCAGTCAGTTATGTCCGTCGCACCACGGGCCCTGGAGACGCTGTGGCTCCCTCTGTGCACTTCTCCTGTTGGTACCACTGCAAAGAGTGCCGCGGCGTGTGTGTTGTATTTTACGCAGCTTTCTCCAGAAGTGGGGCAGGAATTGCTCTCTGATGGTAACGTCCAATACATACGTGAGGTTTTGGACAAGTGTCGAAGTCCTGGAGCGGTTGTGTGTGTTATACGTACCCTACGTCTCATTCTTGAACGAGGTACGAAGCACGACGCGCAAAAGCTCATGCCCTGGCTGCTTGGCTCACTGGAGGCTGCTGAGCAAGACCAAAAATGCGGTGGCATTGTTGCTTTGGAAATTAGGGGTATTAAAGAACTTTTACGTCCCTAG